One window of the Cryptomeria japonica chromosome 7, Sugi_1.0, whole genome shotgun sequence genome contains the following:
- the LOC131056347 gene encoding uncharacterized protein LOC131056347 has product MESFATPYPIFFFDGEHDQEKGHVGVHSALTFKRFQAQMSQKTGIPANQLSAVFVCKKTYRDVEKRQKLPINENTNFSIILNQHNPSKEKDCHFLVSIKKSKKERKVSRKRSADVENNADDDDEDDDVENNAFLSPTSPMDWSSPSESGSIEGSGNVSPANRIVSDGKVELTLLRRPDTLQSGYTAEKKDVDDCAVEPQVENCSGVVESKNESANTPAAVQSHSANLNVQQEYQRKHDVQAIQEIPFGAYEVSPERGISQRLMSSQFNVQMPHSELFNHERYGENISQVPNLRPSMSMIRNGVVSAGYAAQFNRASNMSPSFSLSMSPPLSNHFGGRASTSSMSSAGFFPSRVPFPSPAAPVSFTSRDINLQRMQSHILQAHHHEPQVRMTPHDLPRYNAGFCNWVPVVTTQGDHQQSLCEVCYDFKRRNIYPTPFHWCVQDRVTLGFRGPSPAGPIERPGKRRLRVAG; this is encoded by the coding sequence ATGGAGAGCTTTGCAACACCTTACCCAATATTTTTCTTTGATGGAGAACATGATCAAGAAAAAGGTCATGTTGGTGTGCATTCTGCTCTTACATTCAAGCGCTTTCAGGCTCAGATGAGCCAGAAAACTGGGATTCCGGCCAACCAGTTATCAGCAGTTTTTGTTTGTAAAAAGACATATAGAGATGTTGAAAAACGGCAGAAGCTACCTATAAATGAAAACACTAATTTCAGCATCATTCTCAACCAGCATAATCCAAGCAAAGAAAAGGATTGCCACTTTTTGGTTTCTATTAAAAAGTCCAAGAAGGAGAGGAAAGTTTCAAGGAAACGCAGTGCTGATGTTGAAAAtaatgcagatgatgatgatgaggatgatgatgttgAAAATAATGCTTTCTTATCTCCCACCTCCCCAATGGACTGGTCTTCTCCTTCTGAAAGTGGCAGCATTGAAGGATCTGGTAATGTTTCACCAGCCAATCGAATAGTATCTGATGGCAAGGTAGAGTTGACATTACTGAGACGTCCTGATACTCTTCAATCTGGATATACAGCAGAAAAAAAAGATGTGGATGATTGTGCTGTAGAACCACAGGTGGAAAATTGTTCAGGTGTTGTCGAAAGCAAGAATGAGAGTGCAAACACGCCTGCTGCTGTTCAATCTCACTCAGCAAACTTGAATGTGCAACAGGAATATCAAAGAAAACATGATGTACAAGCTATTCAAGAGATTCCTTTTGGAGCATATGAAGTTTCACCTGAGAGAGGAATTAGCCAGAGGCTTATGTCCTCTCAATTCAATGTCCAAATGCCTCATTCTGAACTTTTTAATCATGAGAGATATGGTGAAAATATCTCCCAAGTCCCAAATCTTAGACCCAGCATGAGTATGATCAGAAATGGAGTTGTATCAGCAGGCTATGCAGCTCAATTTAACAGGGCATCGAATATGTCACCTTCCTTTTCGCTGTCTATGTCACCACCTTTATCCAATCATTTTGGAGGTAGGGCATCAACTTCATCAATGTCTTCTGCAGGTTTCTTCCCATCCAGAGTACCATTCCCCAGCCCTGCTGCACCTGTTTCATTCACTTCAAGGGACATTAATCTGCAAAGAATGCAGTCTCACATACTACAGGCTCACCACCATGAGCCTCAAGTACGTATGACACCTCATGATCTTCCCAGATATAATGCAGGATTCTGCAATTGGGTACCTGTAGTTACCACTCAAGGAGATCACCAGCAAAGCTTGTGTGAAGTTTGTTATGATTTTAAAAGAAGGAACATTTACCCCACACCTTTTCATTGGTGTGTTCAAGATAGGGTTACTTTGGGTTTTAGAGGGCCATCTCCTGCAGGACCAATAGAAAGGCCAGGGAAGCGTCGTCTTCGAGTTGCAGGTTAA